A window of Trueperaceae bacterium contains these coding sequences:
- a CDS encoding acetyl-CoA carboxylase carboxyltransferase subunit beta: MALERWFRRSRPTKTEDDNSPAGLWLKCENCHAQIYRKDLVANTYICPECGHHYRMPVEARTALLIDEGTFEQWSGGIVPENPLDFEDAQPYVERLEKAQQKQGRPDAIVTGSGEMGGRPVALVVMDFFFMAGSMGSVVGEEIARAAERAAAEERALVAVTASGGARMQEGALSLMQMAKTTMALQALAKRRLPYVSVLSDPTTGGVTASFATLGDVIFAEPGALISFAGPRVIQQTIRQDLPDGFQRAEFLLQKGMVDDVVDRRALKGRLVEVLTLLAGGLPLPAQEVSRVAAV, from the coding sequence ATGGCGCTTGAGCGTTGGTTCCGTAGGAGCCGCCCCACCAAGACCGAGGACGACAACAGCCCCGCGGGCCTGTGGCTCAAGTGCGAGAACTGCCACGCCCAGATCTACCGCAAGGACCTGGTAGCCAACACCTACATCTGCCCCGAGTGCGGGCACCATTACCGCATGCCGGTCGAGGCGCGCACGGCGCTGCTCATCGACGAGGGGACCTTCGAGCAGTGGTCGGGCGGCATCGTGCCCGAGAACCCGCTCGACTTCGAGGACGCCCAGCCGTACGTGGAGCGCCTCGAGAAGGCTCAGCAGAAGCAGGGGCGGCCCGACGCCATCGTCACCGGCTCGGGCGAGATGGGCGGCCGGCCGGTGGCGCTGGTGGTGATGGACTTCTTCTTCATGGCCGGCTCGATGGGCTCGGTGGTTGGCGAGGAGATCGCCCGGGCGGCCGAGCGGGCGGCGGCCGAGGAGCGCGCCCTCGTGGCGGTGACCGCCTCGGGCGGGGCGCGCATGCAGGAGGGCGCCCTGTCGCTCATGCAGATGGCCAAGACGACCATGGCCCTGCAGGCGCTCGCCAAGCGCCGCCTACCCTACGTCAGCGTCCTCAGCGACCCCACCACCGGGGGCGTGACGGCGTCGTTCGCCACGCTGGGCGACGTCATCTTCGCCGAGCCCGGCGCGCTCATCTCGTTCGCGGGCCCGCGCGTCATCCAGCAGACCATCAGGCAGGACCTCCCCGACGGCTTCCAGCGCGCCGAGTTCCTGCTTCAGAAGGGGATGGTCGACGACGTCGTCGACCGCCGCGCCTTGAAGGGGCGCCTGGTCGAGGTCCTGACGCTCCTCGCGGGCGGCCTGCCGCTGCCCGCCCAAGAGGTGAGCCGTGTCGCTGCCGTTTGA